In the Nitrospirota bacterium genome, CCCAGAGCTGCCGCAACAGGGCCTCCGTCTGCTCCGCCGCCGCAAAGTAGGCCGCCAGGCTCGCCCGCACCTCGGCCAGATCCTCCGCCTCGCTCCGGCCGCTCCGCGACACCCGCGTTCCCGCCGCCGCCGCCCGCGCCACCGCCGCCTCGATCCGCGCCCGCTGGTCCGGCAGCGAGGCCGTGATCCGCACGAAGTCCTTCTGGGTCGGCGCCTCCAGGGCCCGCAAGATCGTGTTCCGGAAGCGCATCACGTCCGCGGCCACGTGGGCCAGGTCCGTCGCCCCCAGCGTGTGCTCCGCGTACAGGATCCGCAGCTCCTGGTCCACCTGCTGCAGCGCCTCCGCCCCCAGGAGCCCGAGCCCCACCACCAGGAGGCTCACCAGGACCTGCCGCCCGGCCGGCCGGGGGACAAGCTGACGCCATCGCTCGCTCATGGGCACGGCCTCCCCTCTCTGGCTCCTCACCCTGTCTCGCAAACACAAAGGGCAGGGGGCCCCTCGTTGGGATCCCCTGCCCTCCGCGTCACTCGCACCG is a window encoding:
- a CDS encoding MCP four helix bundle domain-containing protein: MSERWRQLVPRPAGRQVLVSLLVVGLGLLGAEALQQVDQELRILYAEHTLGATDLAHVAADVMRFRNTILRALEAPTQKDFVRITASLPDQRARIEAAVARAAAAGTRVSRSGRSEAEDLAEVRASLAAYFAAAEQTEALLRQLWEAPTAAAAAELRNRAEVHAADNAGPKLMAVSLALDRLLETVAEIAKDIREESTRMIRLLSVALMGGSLCLALMTLVSRPSSTHSSEPQAFIASPAPPVLPSPGSSSSLHEEKSRMIRT